DNA sequence from the Actinopolymorpha sp. NPDC004070 genome:
GGCACCGCCAACATGCAGACCATCGCCCGAGGTGTCCAGGAGGGCGCCTCCGCCTACCTCAACCGGCAGTTCCGGACGCTGGGCATCTTCGCCATCCTGGTGTTCTTGTTGCTGTTCGTTCTCCCAGGCGACGCGAACGTCCGAATCGGGCGTTCCATCTTCTTCCTGGTCGGCGCGGTCTTCTCCGCCCTGATCGGTTACATGGGCATGTGGCTCGCCGTGCGGGCCAACGTGCGGGTGGCCGCCGCCGCCCGCGACCAGGGCCGCGACCCGGCGATGCGGGTGGCGTTCCGTACCGGCGGCACGGTCGGCATGGCCACCGTCGGGCTCGGCCTGTTCGGCGCCGCCCTGGTGGTGCTCATCTACCGCGGCGACGCGCCGAGCGTGCTGGAGGGCTTCGGCTTCGGTGCCGCCCTGCTGGCGATGTTCATGCGGGTCGGCGGCGGCATCTTCACCAAGGCCGCCGACGTCGGCGCCGACCTGGTGGGCAAGGTCGAGCAGAACATCCCCGAGGACGACCCCCGCAACGCAGCGACCATCGCGGACAACGTGGGCGACAACGTCGGTGACTGCGCGGGCATGGCGGCCGACCTGTTCGAGTCGTACGCCGTGATGCTCGTCGCGGCGCTCATCCTCGGCAAGGCGGCGTTCGGCTCCCAGGGCCTGGTCTTCCCGCTGATCGTCCCGGCGATCGGCGCGCTCACCGCCGTGGTCGGCGTCTACATCACCAAGCCGCGCGGCGGCGAGAACGGCCTGTCCACGATCAACCGCAGCTTCTACGTCTCGGCCGCGTTGTCCGCGGTGCTGTGTGCGATCGCGGCGTTCATGTACCTCCCGTCGTCGTTCGACGGACTCTCCGGTGTGTCGGCGAACATCGCCAAGCACAGCGGCGACCCCCGGCTGATCGCCACCGGCGCCGTGATCCTCGGCATCGTGCTGGCTGCGGTGATCCTCTCGCTGACCGGCTACTTCACCGGCACCGAGCACCGCCCGGTCAAGGACGTCGGCAAGACGTCGTTGACAGGTGCCGCCACCGTCATCCTGTCCGGCTTCGCGCTGGGCCTGGAGTCCGCGGTCTACACCGCCCTGGTGATCGGGGCCGCGGTCTACGCCGCGTTCCTGATCGGCGGCGGCTCGGTCATCGTCTCGCTGTTCGCGATCGCACTGGCCGGCTGCGGTCTGCTCACCACCGTCGGCGTGATCGTCGCGATGGACACCTTCGGCCCGGTGAGCGACAACGCGCAGGGCATCGCGGAGATGTCGGGCGACGTCGACGGCGAGGGCGCGCAGATCCTCACCGAGCTCGACGCGGTGGGCAACACCACCAAGGCGATCACCAAGGGCATCGCGATCGCGACCGCCGTACTCGCCGCGACGGCGCTGTTCGGTTCGTTCAACGACGCTGTCACCAACGCGCTGGCGTCCGCGGGCTCGCAGGCGGCGGCGACGACCACCGCTTTCCTGCGTACGGTCGACTCGCCGAACGTCCTGGTCGGCCTGATCATCGGCGCGTCGGTGGTGTTCCTCTTCTCCGGCCTCGCGGTGAGCGCGGTCGGCCGGGCCGCCGGCGCCGTGGTGTTCGAGGTGCGCCGGCAGTTCCGGGAGATCCCCGGGATCATGGAGGGCACCGGCAAGCCGGAGTACGGCCGGGTGGTCGACATCTGCACCCGTGACTCCCTGAACGAGCTCGCCACCCCGGGTCTGCTCGCGGCGATGGCGCCGATCGCGGTCGGCTTCGGCCTCGGTGTCGGGCCGCTGGCGGGTTACCTCGCCGGTGCGATCGCCGCCGGAACGCTGATGGCGATCCTGCTGGCCAACTCCGGTGGGTCGTGGGACAACGCCAAGAAGCTGGTCGAGGACGGCACGCACGGCGGCAAGGGTTCGCAGGCGCACGAGGCGACCGTCATCGGTGACACCGTGGGTGACCCGTTCAAGGACACCGCGGGCCCGGCGATCAACCCGCTGATCAAGGTGATGAACCTCGTCGCCGTCCTGATCGCCCCGGCCGTGGTCCAGCTGTCGGTCGGCGACAGCGCCAACACCCCGCTCCGGATCGGCATCGCCGTCGCCGCAGTAGTGGTCGTGGTGGTCGCGGTCACGATCTCCAAGCGCCGCCCGGTCGCGATCGGTGCGGAGCAGGAGGAGAACCGGCAGACGGCCAACGTCGCCTGACCGATCCAGCACATCAGGTCGGAGCGATCCGTCCCGCTACGAAAAGCCTCGGCCACCGGCGCGTCACGCGTCGGTGGCCGAGGCTTCTTCGTGCGTGCGCGCGGACCTGGAGATTCACTGGCTGACTCCGCTCGGCATGCCCACCTGAACTCGTTGTCGGCGGCCACCGGCAGGATGGACGGATGTTCGAACTGTCCGAGGACGTTCTCGCTCGCCTGCGTTCCCACCTGGCCGCCGTCGGCTACACCGTCGACGGCGTACGCGAGCGGCTGGGCCCGGTCGCGCACGCGGCGCTGCACCGCAACGAGACCACGCCCGGCGTGCGCGCGACCGACGGCGGCGACCCGCTGGACACGCTGATCCGGCTGTGGCTGCTGCAGCGACCGGTCCCCGCGGACCGGGCCGAGAGCGCCCTGCCCGGACTCCTCGAACCGCTGGTGACGGCCGGCCTTCTCGGCGCTGCCGCGGGTGAAGCCGGCGGAGCCGGCGCAACCGGCGGCCAGGTGCGCGCCCTGGTCGACGTCCGCCCGTACGGCGCGACCGGCGGACCCGGCCTGGAGCAGTCGGCCGCCGACCAGGACTGGTGGGTGGTCGCCGACCTGACGCCCGGCCTGGACGGAGCACGCCCCGCCGTGACCGCCGACCACGTGCTCGGCGTGAACAGCGCGGCAAGCACGCTGGCCCAGTTGACCGTACGCCGGCCGGCCGGGCGGGCACTCGACCTCGGCACCGGCTGCGGCGTCCAGGCCCTCCACCTATCCGGGCACGTAAGCCAGGTCGTCGGCACCGACGTCAACCCGCGGGCGCTGGCCCTGGCCCGGCTCACCGGTGCGCTCAACGGCTTCGACTGGGACCTGCGCGAGGGCAGCCTGTTCGAGCCGGTGCGAGGCGAGACGTTCGACCTGGTGGTGTCCAACCCGCCGTTCGTGATCTCCCCGCGCGGAGGGCTGACCTACCGCGACAGCGGGCTGGCCGGGGACGAGGTGTGCCGGCGGATCGTGACCCAGGCGCCGGGCTTCCTCGCCGACGGCGGTGTCTGCCAGATCCTGGCCAACTGGCTGCACGTGCGTGGGGAGGACTGGCGCGACCGGCTGGGCGACTGGCTCACCGACTCGGGCGCGAATTCCGGCGCCGGGGCCGACTGCGACGCCTGGGTGGTGCAACGGGAGGTGTCCGACCCGGCGGAGTACGTCGAGCTGTGGCTGAAGGACGCGGGCGTGCACGGGACGCCCGAGTACGCGCGACGGTACGAAGACTGGCTGGCGTGGTTCGACGCGCAGGACGCGGAGGGGGTCGGATTCGGCTGGATCACCCTCCGCCGCAACGCCGGGTCGCGGCCCGGCGGCCCGGCGACCGTGCTGGAGGAGTGGCCGCACCCGGTCGAACAGCCGCTCGGTGCGGAGGTCGGCCGTTGGCTGGACGCGGTGGACCGCCTGGACGCGTACGCCGACGACACCGCACTGCTCGGTGCCCGGCTGCGGGTGGATCCCGACGTCGACCAGGAGCAGCTCGGCCGGCCGGGCGCCGCCGACCCCGAACACGTCGTCCTCCGGCAGCGGCGGGGCATGCGCCGGGCGGTCGCGGTGGACACCGCGGAGGGCGGGTTCGTCGGCGCCTGCGACGGCGAGCTCACGGTCGGGCAGATCTGCGACGCGCTGGCGACCCTGCTGGGGGAGGAGCCGGCGCGGATGCGGGGCCGCCTGTTGCCGCGCGCCAGGGAGCTGTACGCCGAGGGGTACCTGCACGACGCAGCCCCGGAGGCGGGCTCGGCGTGAACCCGTACCCACCGGGCCGAAACGTGACGTTCCGCGCCCCGACACCCGGCCCGAACCAGAAACCGGGGGTTGCAACGCGACGTTCACCACGTACTCTCACTCTTCGGGTCGAGCCGCCCAGAGCCCGCGGTCGTCGGTTCCGGCATCGCCGGGCAACGCTTCGGAGGCACCCGCGAAACAGTTCGGGGCGTCGTACGGTTACCGTCTAGCGGGCCGGATCGCCCGCGCAGGCCGACTCGGCCCGATTCGGCTCGTTCCGCCATTCGCAAAGCACCGGAAACACCCCAAGGCTGATCCACAAGACAGACCAAGCCAGACCAAGACAGACAAGGACAGGCAGGAGAGGTACACAGTGCCCGCCAAGAAGGCCTCCACCCCGAGCGAGGGTCCCCGGCTCGTCATCGTCGAGTCGCCTGCCAAGGCGAAGACGATCGCCGGCTATCTCGGTCGCGGCTACGTCGTGGAGTCGAGCGTGGGCCACATCCGCGACCTGCCCGGCGGCGCCGCCGAGGTGCCCGCCAAGTACAAGAAGGAGCCGTGGGCCCGGCTCGGCGTCAACGTCGACGAGGGGTTCGCCCCGCTCTACGTCGTGCCCGCCGACAAGAAGCCCACTCTGCGGCGCCTGAAGGACCTGATGTCCGACGCCGGCGCGGTCTACCTCGCGACGGACGAGGACCGTGAGGGCGAGGCCATCGCCTGGCACCTGTTGGACGAGCTGAAGCCGAAGGTTCCGGTGCACCGGATGGTCTTCCACGAGATCACGCCGGAGGCCATCAACCAGGCGGTGAGCAACCCCCGCCAGATCAACGACAACCTGGTCGACGCGCAGGAGACCCGGCGGATCCTGGACCGGCTGTACGGCTACGAGGTCTCGCCGGTCCTGTGGAAGAAGGTCATGCCGCGCCTGTCCGCGGGCAGGGTGCAGAGCGTGGCCACCCGGATGGTGGTCGACCGGGAGCGGGAGCGCATCGCGTTCCGCACCGCGACCTACTGGGACCTGGTCGCCGAGCTGGACGCCGGTGAGACCAAGGACCCGCGGGCGGTGACGGTCCGGCTGGTCAACCTCGACGGCCGCCGGGTGGCGCAGGGCCGCGACTTCGCCTCCGACGGGACGCTGAAGC
Encoded proteins:
- a CDS encoding sodium-translocating pyrophosphatase, which encodes MSAFLLAAEGEPVSLTGGNLTYVAIVAGIGVIALVMAAVFRREVLAAGDGTANMQTIARGVQEGASAYLNRQFRTLGIFAILVFLLLFVLPGDANVRIGRSIFFLVGAVFSALIGYMGMWLAVRANVRVAAAARDQGRDPAMRVAFRTGGTVGMATVGLGLFGAALVVLIYRGDAPSVLEGFGFGAALLAMFMRVGGGIFTKAADVGADLVGKVEQNIPEDDPRNAATIADNVGDNVGDCAGMAADLFESYAVMLVAALILGKAAFGSQGLVFPLIVPAIGALTAVVGVYITKPRGGENGLSTINRSFYVSAALSAVLCAIAAFMYLPSSFDGLSGVSANIAKHSGDPRLIATGAVILGIVLAAVILSLTGYFTGTEHRPVKDVGKTSLTGAATVILSGFALGLESAVYTALVIGAAVYAAFLIGGGSVIVSLFAIALAGCGLLTTVGVIVAMDTFGPVSDNAQGIAEMSGDVDGEGAQILTELDAVGNTTKAITKGIAIATAVLAATALFGSFNDAVTNALASAGSQAAATTTAFLRTVDSPNVLVGLIIGASVVFLFSGLAVSAVGRAAGAVVFEVRRQFREIPGIMEGTGKPEYGRVVDICTRDSLNELATPGLLAAMAPIAVGFGLGVGPLAGYLAGAIAAGTLMAILLANSGGSWDNAKKLVEDGTHGGKGSQAHEATVIGDTVGDPFKDTAGPAINPLIKVMNLVAVLIAPAVVQLSVGDSANTPLRIGIAVAAVVVVVVAVTISKRRPVAIGAEQEENRQTANVA
- a CDS encoding class I SAM-dependent methyltransferase, whose amino-acid sequence is MFELSEDVLARLRSHLAAVGYTVDGVRERLGPVAHAALHRNETTPGVRATDGGDPLDTLIRLWLLQRPVPADRAESALPGLLEPLVTAGLLGAAAGEAGGAGATGGQVRALVDVRPYGATGGPGLEQSAADQDWWVVADLTPGLDGARPAVTADHVLGVNSAASTLAQLTVRRPAGRALDLGTGCGVQALHLSGHVSQVVGTDVNPRALALARLTGALNGFDWDLREGSLFEPVRGETFDLVVSNPPFVISPRGGLTYRDSGLAGDEVCRRIVTQAPGFLADGGVCQILANWLHVRGEDWRDRLGDWLTDSGANSGAGADCDAWVVQREVSDPAEYVELWLKDAGVHGTPEYARRYEDWLAWFDAQDAEGVGFGWITLRRNAGSRPGGPATVLEEWPHPVEQPLGAEVGRWLDAVDRLDAYADDTALLGARLRVDPDVDQEQLGRPGAADPEHVVLRQRRGMRRAVAVDTAEGGFVGACDGELTVGQICDALATLLGEEPARMRGRLLPRARELYAEGYLHDAAPEAGSA